One window of the Streptomyces sp. NBC_00259 genome contains the following:
- a CDS encoding MbtH family protein, whose translation MTNPFENEDGVYSVLVNDEDQHSLWPEFAEVPAGWRVVHGPGSRQSCLDYIEANWTDMRPKSLQESMGG comes from the coding sequence ATGACGAACCCGTTCGAGAACGAGGACGGCGTCTACTCCGTCCTCGTCAACGACGAGGACCAGCACAGCCTGTGGCCCGAGTTCGCCGAGGTCCCGGCGGGCTGGCGGGTGGTCCACGGGCCCGGGAGCAGGCAGTCGTGCCTGGACTACATCGAGGCCAACTGGACCGACATGCGCCCGAAGAGCCTCCAGGAGTCGATGGGCGGCTGA
- a CDS encoding iron-siderophore ABC transporter substrate-binding protein, giving the protein MARSLSAPRLAAVLASVLLLFGTATACGEDSGSDKAKTTDKSSSGDTAYPVTIEHKYGTTTITSEPRRIVTVGLTDQDAVLALGKVPVGTTEWLGGYKGAIGPWAQDKLGGGPVPTVLKDTGTGPQVEKIAALKPDLILALYGGLTKEQYESLSKFAPVVAQPKEYNDYGIPWQELTKKVGTALNKPAEAEKVVADVEAKIAAAGKEHPAFAGATAVMATPYEGMFVFGTQDARSRLLTDLGFKLPTDLDKAIGDKFGANISKERTDLLDQDAIVWIVSDVTKDADKLHKDASYGDLNVVKNGREVFIHESSDYGNATSFVSPLSLPYVVERLAPQLAAAVDGKADTKVEQPAS; this is encoded by the coding sequence ATGGCCCGCTCCCTCAGCGCCCCACGGCTCGCCGCCGTGCTCGCCTCCGTCCTGCTGCTCTTCGGTACCGCCACCGCCTGCGGCGAGGACTCCGGCTCCGACAAGGCCAAGACCACGGACAAGAGCTCCTCCGGCGACACCGCCTACCCGGTCACGATCGAGCACAAGTACGGCACCACCACGATCACGTCCGAGCCCCGGCGGATCGTCACCGTCGGCCTCACCGACCAGGACGCCGTACTGGCCCTCGGCAAGGTCCCGGTCGGCACCACCGAGTGGCTCGGCGGCTACAAGGGAGCCATCGGCCCCTGGGCCCAGGACAAGCTGGGCGGCGGCCCCGTGCCCACCGTCCTCAAGGACACCGGCACCGGACCGCAGGTCGAGAAGATCGCCGCCCTCAAGCCGGACCTGATCCTCGCCCTGTACGGCGGGCTCACCAAGGAACAGTACGAGTCGCTGTCCAAGTTCGCCCCGGTCGTCGCCCAGCCGAAGGAGTACAACGACTACGGCATCCCGTGGCAAGAGCTGACGAAGAAGGTCGGCACGGCGCTCAACAAGCCCGCGGAGGCCGAGAAGGTCGTCGCGGACGTCGAGGCGAAGATCGCGGCCGCCGGCAAGGAGCACCCCGCCTTCGCTGGTGCCACGGCCGTGATGGCCACCCCGTACGAGGGCATGTTCGTCTTCGGCACCCAGGACGCGCGTTCACGGCTCCTCACCGACCTCGGCTTCAAGCTCCCCACCGATCTGGACAAGGCGATCGGCGACAAGTTCGGGGCCAACATCAGCAAGGAGCGCACCGACCTGCTCGACCAGGACGCCATCGTCTGGATCGTCAGTGACGTCACCAAGGACGCGGACAAGCTGCACAAGGACGCCTCGTACGGCGATCTGAACGTGGTGAAGAACGGCCGCGAGGTCTTCATCCACGAGAGCAGCGACTACGGCAACGCCACGTCGTTCGTCTCCCCCCTCAGCCTGCCGTACGTCGTCGAGCGACTCGCCCCGCAGCTGGCCGCCGCCGTCGACGGCAAGGCCGATACCAAGGTCGAGCAGCCCGCCTCCTGA
- a CDS encoding ABC transporter ATP-binding protein, translating into MTAGQGTSAAAADGEERELLPVATAARTRAAVRELLRPYRALAWGGFAAVVVATAIGLLTQPLLGRIVDLAADRAPAGAITTTVVLLVAVAVTQGVSTGLGLSLVSRLGETVLARLRERFVERALGLPLEQVEKAGSGDLTVRVTGDVSLIAGAVRNALPELARSLVAIVLTLGALAVLDWRFLLAALLAVPVQVHTARWYLRGAVPVYAEQRVASGAQQQQLLGTIGGSSTVRALGLEEDHAERVARRSWTAVEVTMRGVRLVLSFYCRLHIGEFIGLAAMLAAGFWLVREGSASLGTATAAALYFHSLFTPVNAALVLLDDAQKATAGLSRLVGVADLPLPAQPERPATPRDASVTVTGLGHSYEPGHPVLHDIDLTLRPGERVALVGASGAGKTTLAKLIAGIHRPASGTIRLGGADLDALGPAAVRRTVALVTQEVHVFAGPLADDLRLAGPDATDAELRDALDRVDALGWAEALPDGLDTVVGEGGHRLTSAQTQALALARLILTDPPVAVLDEATAEAGSTGARALEKAAARAVDGRTALVVAHRLTQAATADRIVVMDAGRIVETGTHDELRAAGGRYAALWEAWSDTRAAGS; encoded by the coding sequence ATGACGGCCGGTCAGGGCACGTCGGCAGCGGCAGCGGACGGCGAGGAGCGGGAGCTGCTGCCGGTCGCGACGGCCGCCCGCACCCGCGCCGCCGTGCGGGAACTCCTGCGCCCCTACCGGGCCCTCGCCTGGGGCGGATTCGCGGCGGTCGTCGTCGCCACGGCGATCGGGCTGCTCACCCAGCCGCTGCTCGGCCGCATCGTCGACCTGGCCGCCGACCGCGCGCCGGCCGGCGCCATCACGACGACCGTGGTCCTGTTGGTCGCCGTCGCCGTTACCCAGGGCGTCAGCACCGGGCTCGGCCTCTCCCTCGTCTCGCGGCTCGGCGAGACCGTACTCGCCCGGCTGCGCGAGCGGTTCGTGGAACGGGCCCTCGGACTGCCGCTGGAACAGGTGGAGAAGGCCGGCTCGGGAGATCTGACGGTACGGGTCACCGGCGATGTCTCACTGATCGCGGGAGCCGTCCGCAACGCGCTGCCCGAGCTGGCCCGTTCACTCGTCGCCATCGTCCTCACCCTGGGCGCGCTCGCCGTCCTCGACTGGCGCTTCCTGCTCGCGGCACTGCTCGCCGTACCCGTCCAGGTGCACACCGCCCGCTGGTACCTCCGCGGCGCCGTACCGGTCTACGCCGAGCAGCGCGTGGCCTCGGGCGCCCAGCAGCAGCAACTGCTCGGCACCATCGGCGGCTCCTCCACCGTCCGGGCCCTCGGACTGGAGGAGGACCACGCCGAGCGGGTCGCACGGCGCTCATGGACCGCCGTCGAGGTGACCATGCGCGGCGTGCGCCTGGTCCTGAGCTTCTACTGCCGCCTCCACATAGGGGAGTTCATCGGCCTCGCCGCCATGCTGGCCGCCGGCTTCTGGCTGGTGCGGGAGGGCTCGGCGTCGCTGGGCACCGCGACGGCCGCGGCCCTGTACTTCCACAGTCTGTTCACGCCCGTCAACGCCGCACTGGTCCTCCTCGACGACGCCCAGAAGGCGACCGCCGGGCTCTCCCGGCTCGTCGGGGTCGCCGATCTGCCGCTGCCCGCCCAGCCCGAGCGGCCCGCCACCCCGCGCGACGCCTCCGTCACCGTCACCGGCCTCGGCCACTCCTACGAACCCGGCCATCCGGTCCTCCACGACATCGACCTGACCCTGCGCCCCGGCGAGCGCGTCGCCCTGGTCGGCGCCAGCGGCGCGGGCAAGACCACCCTGGCCAAGCTCATCGCCGGCATCCACCGTCCGGCCAGCGGCACCATCCGGCTCGGCGGCGCGGACCTCGACGCCCTCGGGCCCGCCGCCGTCCGCCGCACGGTCGCCCTCGTCACCCAGGAGGTCCATGTCTTCGCCGGCCCCCTCGCCGACGACCTCCGGCTGGCCGGGCCGGACGCCACGGACGCCGAACTGCGCGACGCACTCGACCGGGTCGACGCCCTCGGCTGGGCCGAGGCGCTTCCGGACGGCCTGGACACCGTCGTCGGCGAGGGCGGGCACCGGCTCACCAGCGCACAGACGCAGGCCCTCGCGCTCGCCCGGCTCATCCTCACCGACCCGCCCGTCGCCGTGCTGGACGAGGCCACCGCCGAGGCCGGAAGCACGGGCGCCCGCGCCCTGGAGAAGGCCGCCGCCCGCGCCGTCGACGGACGCACCGCCCTCGTCGTCGCCCACCGGCTCACCCAGGCGGCGACCGCGGACCGCATCGTCGTCATGGACGCCGGACGCATCGTCGAAACCGGCACGCACGACGAACTCCGCGCCGCCGGGGGACGATACGCCGCGCTCTGGGAAGCGTGGTCGGACACCCGCGCCGCCGGCTCATAG
- a CDS encoding ABC transporter ATP-binding protein has translation MGAGGPSGRDVLGRAVKGQWRDVALGSALGAGHQAGEALVPVIIGLVVDRAVSRGDGGQLLLWTGALAVAYLILSFSFRFGARAGERASEAAAHGLRTDLVGRILDPAGGADDGQLPGALTTLATEDARRVGAVNMALVLAVSALTALLAGAVFLLRISVPLGLVVLLGTPLLIWLGHLLSKPLERRSEAEQERAAHASGIAADLVAGLRVLKGIGAETAAVARYRGTSRDSLTATLRATRAQAWQKGVVLALTGTFIALVALVGGRLAARGEISLGELVSAVGLALFLLGPLSELSWLNSEFAQGRASASRIAAVLAAPPAVPAGTGRPAGPESATTATGGPGTATEGVPGTRAQGHVRLRGVHYGTLAGVDLDAAPGEVVGVVAPDPADATALLRCLGRRGDPDSGSAELDGVELTALHPADVRAAILVAEHDADLFEGTLADNVSAAASPTADIAAAMAASGADEVAASLPHGARTAVTERGRSLSGGQRQRVALARALAADPPVLVLHDPATAVDAVTEARIAAGIRDIRRERTTILVTTSPVLLAVTDRVVLVEGGRVSATAAHTELVRGRTDYRTAVLS, from the coding sequence GTGGGAGCTGGAGGACCGTCGGGGCGGGACGTCCTGGGGCGTGCGGTCAAGGGACAGTGGCGCGACGTGGCCCTCGGCTCGGCCCTGGGGGCCGGGCACCAGGCCGGCGAAGCCCTGGTCCCCGTCATCATCGGACTCGTCGTCGACCGTGCCGTGTCCCGTGGCGACGGAGGCCAACTCCTTCTGTGGACCGGGGCGTTGGCCGTCGCCTATCTCATCCTGTCGTTCAGCTTCCGCTTCGGGGCGCGAGCGGGCGAGCGTGCCTCCGAGGCCGCCGCACACGGACTCAGGACCGACCTCGTCGGGCGGATACTGGACCCGGCGGGCGGCGCCGACGACGGGCAGCTGCCCGGCGCCCTGACCACGCTCGCCACCGAGGACGCCCGGCGCGTCGGCGCCGTCAACATGGCGCTGGTGCTGGCGGTTTCGGCGCTGACCGCGCTCCTCGCCGGAGCCGTGTTCCTGCTGCGGATCTCCGTGCCGCTCGGCCTGGTGGTCCTGCTCGGCACCCCGCTGCTGATCTGGCTCGGCCATCTGCTCAGCAAGCCCCTGGAGCGGCGCAGCGAGGCCGAGCAGGAGCGCGCGGCACACGCGTCGGGCATCGCCGCCGACCTCGTCGCCGGACTGCGGGTCCTCAAGGGAATCGGCGCCGAGACGGCGGCCGTTGCCCGCTACCGCGGCACCAGCCGCGACTCACTGACCGCCACCTTGCGGGCAACCCGCGCACAGGCGTGGCAGAAGGGCGTCGTCCTCGCCCTCACCGGCACGTTCATCGCCCTCGTCGCCCTCGTCGGCGGACGCCTCGCCGCCCGGGGCGAGATCAGCCTGGGCGAACTCGTCTCGGCGGTCGGGCTCGCGCTGTTCCTGCTCGGCCCGCTGTCCGAACTCTCCTGGCTCAACTCCGAGTTCGCCCAGGGGCGCGCCTCGGCCTCACGCATCGCCGCCGTCCTCGCGGCCCCGCCCGCCGTGCCCGCGGGCACCGGCCGGCCGGCCGGGCCGGAATCGGCGACGACGGCCACGGGCGGCCCCGGCACGGCGACCGAAGGCGTCCCGGGGACGAGGGCCCAGGGGCATGTGCGACTGCGCGGTGTCCACTACGGCACGCTGGCCGGTGTCGACCTCGACGCCGCGCCCGGCGAGGTGGTGGGAGTCGTCGCCCCCGACCCCGCGGACGCCACCGCCCTGTTGCGGTGCCTGGGCCGCCGCGGCGACCCCGACAGCGGTTCGGCGGAACTGGACGGGGTGGAACTCACCGCCCTCCACCCCGCGGACGTCCGTGCCGCGATCCTCGTCGCGGAACACGACGCGGACCTCTTCGAAGGCACCCTCGCCGACAACGTCTCGGCCGCGGCGTCCCCCACGGCCGACATCGCCGCGGCCATGGCGGCGTCCGGCGCCGACGAGGTCGCCGCGAGCCTGCCGCACGGAGCGCGTACGGCCGTGACCGAACGCGGACGCTCGCTCTCCGGTGGACAGCGCCAGCGCGTCGCTCTCGCCCGGGCCCTCGCCGCCGATCCGCCGGTCCTCGTGCTCCACGACCCGGCGACCGCCGTCGACGCCGTCACCGAGGCCAGGATCGCCGCCGGTATCCGGGACATCCGGCGCGAGCGCACCACGATCCTCGTGACCACCAGCCCCGTACTGCTCGCGGTGACCGACCGCGTCGTCCTCGTCGAAGGAGGCCGGGTGTCCGCCACGGCGGCCCACACCGAACTGGTCCGCGGCCGCACGGACTACCGTACGGCGGTGCTGTCATGA
- a CDS encoding SpoIIE family protein phosphatase, producing MDGDDEGRRDAAILDALFSQAPQGLFVCDTDLRVVRFNRAAPGVRGIPPEKVLGHTFAEFAPGITEVDVTALCEEVLRTGKVIRDRLARGRPPSNPDKDMMVSFSLFRLQGADGEILGLAALVDDVTDRESALERLDLLHEARKSIGTSLDAFRTAEELTDVLVPRVADAAAVDIIDEALRGRSLPSGPVSADTPMRRAAFRSVRGGEGPRPKGELATLPFPTPYTQVLNDLRPRIVSGIAPDDTWLAADPDRAAALRSAGVHSLLVLPLRLRDTVLGLTALYRFDRPDPFDGDDLALVTEIVAKATLHLENARSYVREHTIATTLQRDLMPCRPPGLSAVDTAYAYLPEGAGGDWYDVIPLSGARVALAVGDVAGYGIEAAAIMGQLRTALRTLALQDLEPEEALTRLDETAAFLGRTRSPVAADCENAPDFVATCLFAVYDPVSRSCTAARAGHPAPLVLGPDGSTTPFEVPSGRALGSADGMGYMSTTATLPESTLLALFTDGLVKPYGRDTEAARSRLGEILSQPDAPLDQLCDTAVYELVPAEPRDDAVLLLARTRALPADRVTVWSLPQDDSVVATARRLVEHQLGAWDLTDAVFTTELIVSELVTNAIRYGQGPIELRLILDHTLICEVSDTSSTSPHMRHATATDEGGRGLFIVMQLSDRWGSRSTADGKTIWSEQVIPDGPAR from the coding sequence GTGGACGGAGACGACGAGGGCCGGCGGGACGCAGCGATACTGGATGCCTTGTTCAGCCAGGCACCGCAGGGCCTCTTCGTGTGCGACACGGACCTGCGCGTCGTCCGGTTCAACAGGGCTGCGCCCGGCGTGCGCGGGATTCCCCCCGAGAAGGTGCTCGGGCACACCTTCGCGGAGTTCGCCCCCGGAATAACGGAAGTGGACGTCACCGCGCTGTGCGAGGAGGTCCTCCGCACCGGGAAGGTGATCCGTGACCGGCTGGCGCGGGGCAGGCCCCCGTCGAACCCGGACAAGGACATGATGGTCTCGTTCTCCCTGTTCAGACTGCAGGGAGCGGACGGCGAGATCCTCGGTCTGGCGGCCCTCGTCGACGATGTGACCGACCGCGAGTCCGCCCTGGAACGGCTGGATCTGCTCCACGAGGCGAGGAAGTCCATCGGCACGAGCCTCGACGCGTTCCGCACCGCGGAAGAGCTGACCGATGTCCTGGTGCCCCGGGTCGCCGACGCCGCGGCGGTGGACATCATCGACGAGGCACTGCGCGGACGCTCGCTGCCGTCCGGGCCCGTGTCCGCGGACACACCGATGCGCCGGGCCGCGTTCCGGTCGGTGCGCGGCGGCGAAGGGCCCAGGCCGAAGGGGGAACTGGCCACCCTCCCGTTCCCCACGCCGTACACCCAGGTGCTGAACGATCTGAGACCACGGATCGTCTCCGGGATCGCCCCGGACGACACGTGGCTCGCCGCGGATCCCGACCGGGCGGCCGCCCTCAGGTCCGCGGGCGTCCACTCCCTCCTCGTGCTGCCGCTGAGGCTGCGGGACACGGTGCTGGGACTGACCGCTCTGTACCGCTTCGACCGCCCCGACCCGTTCGACGGCGACGACCTCGCGCTGGTCACGGAGATCGTCGCCAAGGCCACGCTGCACCTCGAGAACGCACGCAGTTACGTACGCGAGCACACGATCGCCACGACGCTTCAGCGCGACCTCATGCCGTGCCGGCCGCCCGGACTGTCGGCCGTGGACACCGCGTACGCCTATCTGCCCGAGGGTGCCGGAGGCGACTGGTACGACGTCATTCCGCTGTCGGGCGCCCGGGTGGCCCTGGCCGTCGGCGATGTCGCCGGGTACGGGATCGAGGCCGCCGCCATCATGGGGCAGCTGCGCACCGCGCTGCGTACGCTCGCGCTGCAGGACCTGGAGCCCGAGGAGGCCCTCACCCGCCTCGACGAGACGGCCGCCTTCCTCGGCCGCACCCGCTCCCCCGTGGCGGCCGACTGCGAGAACGCCCCGGACTTCGTCGCGACCTGTCTCTTCGCCGTGTACGACCCGGTCTCGCGCAGCTGCACCGCCGCCCGGGCCGGGCACCCGGCGCCGCTGGTGCTGGGGCCCGACGGGTCCACGACCCCCTTCGAGGTGCCCTCGGGACGTGCGCTCGGGTCCGCCGACGGCATGGGATACATGTCGACCACCGCCACCCTGCCGGAGTCCACCCTTCTGGCGCTCTTCACCGACGGACTGGTGAAGCCGTACGGCCGGGACACCGAAGCCGCCCGCTCCCGGCTGGGGGAGATCCTCTCCCAGCCCGACGCACCGCTGGACCAGCTCTGTGACACCGCCGTCTACGAGCTGGTACCCGCCGAGCCGAGGGACGACGCCGTACTGCTGCTCGCGCGCACCCGCGCCCTGCCCGCGGACCGCGTCACCGTGTGGTCCCTCCCCCAGGACGATTCGGTCGTCGCCACGGCCCGGCGGCTGGTCGAGCACCAGCTCGGGGCGTGGGACCTCACCGACGCCGTCTTCACCACCGAGCTGATCGTCAGCGAGCTGGTCACCAACGCGATCCGCTACGGGCAGGGGCCCATCGAGCTACGGCTGATCCTCGACCACACCCTGATCTGCGAGGTGTCGGACACCAGCAGCACCTCACCGCACATGCGGCACGCCACCGCGACCGACGAAGGAGGCCGGGGACTGTTCATCGTCATGCAGCTCAGCGACCGCTGGGGCAGCCGTTCCACCGCGGACGGCAAAACCATCTGGTCGGAACAGGTGATCCCGGACGGCCCTGCCCGGTAG